One window from the genome of Myxocyprinus asiaticus isolate MX2 ecotype Aquarium Trade chromosome 30, UBuf_Myxa_2, whole genome shotgun sequence encodes:
- the LOC127420760 gene encoding proteasome assembly chaperone 2-like isoform X2, producing the protein MYTSRHFWRDKVDSTQNHIPYKLLFSLYTFAHTFSWRVWVFLQLQTKVSSFRKLMVSWIKSCGFLRTVLLSSSHAYQRDDQQLFGTHLRYLLTPSLQKEEGQRVGELGWREMERISILPDVCESEQRLYIPGGGVTKALYTDCCTEDISMAVLLIFCSEGDNIPDAFMLINHLNDWLHLLEKPTQGSVQWKVPPSWRLLFGSGIPPQLF; encoded by the exons ATGTATACAAGTAGACACTTTTGGAGAGATAAAGTTGACTCTACTCAGAATCATATTCCCTACAAATTGCTTTTTTCCctttatacatttgcacatacattCTCGTGGAGagtttgggtgtttcttcaacttcag ACAAAGGTGAGTTCGTTCAGAAAGCTGATGGTTTCCTGGATCAAGAGCTGTGGATTTCTCAGAACTGTGCTGCTGTCCAGCAGTCATGCTTATCAGAGAGATGACCAACAGCTGTTTGG CACTCATCTGCGGTATCTGCTGACTCCGTCTCTGCAGAAAGAGGAAGGGCAGAGAGTGGGGGAGCTGGGctggagagagatggagagaatcAGTATATTGCCTGATGTCTGTGAATCAGAACAGCGCCTCTACATTCCTGGAGGTGGAGTGACCAAAGCCCTTTATACAGACTG CTGTACAGAGGACATCTCTATGGCAGTATTGCTGATCTTCTGTTCAGAAGGGGACAACATCCCTGATGCTTTCATGCTCATTAACCATCTCAATGACTGGCTCCATCTGCTGGAGAAACCT ACACAGGGGTCAGTGCAGTGGAAGGTCCCTCCATCATGGAGACTGCTGTTCGGCAGTGGTATCCCGCCTCAACTCTTCTGA
- the LOC127420760 gene encoding proteasome assembly chaperone 2-like isoform X1 — translation MFISTDDVSPSFKGFTLIMPAVSVGNVGQLAVDLIISTLNMPRVGHIHTDCLIPMAGNNPYAISTDEAFQLSTNAEVYSHSDLKLTVLQIRTPIVQTKVSSFRKLMVSWIKSCGFLRTVLLSSSHAYQRDDQQLFGTHLRYLLTPSLQKEEGQRVGELGWREMERISILPDVCESEQRLYIPGGGVTKALYTDCCTEDISMAVLLIFCSEGDNIPDAFMLINHLNDWLHLLEKPTQGSVQWKVPPSWRLLFGSGIPPQLF, via the exons atgttcatttcgACGGATGATGTTTCTCCTTCTTTTAAAGGCTTTACTTTGATTATG CCTGCCGTATCTGTGGGAAATGTGGGGCAGCTCGCTGTCGATCTCATCATCTCCACACTGAATATGCCCAGAGTGGGACACATCCATACTGACTGTCTCATTCCCATGGCTGGAAACAACCCTTATGCCATATCCACTGATGAAGCTTTCCAGCTCAGCACCAATGCAGAAG tatACTCCCACAGTGACCTAAAACTGACTGTACTGCAGATAAGAACACCCATCGTCCAG ACAAAGGTGAGTTCGTTCAGAAAGCTGATGGTTTCCTGGATCAAGAGCTGTGGATTTCTCAGAACTGTGCTGCTGTCCAGCAGTCATGCTTATCAGAGAGATGACCAACAGCTGTTTGG CACTCATCTGCGGTATCTGCTGACTCCGTCTCTGCAGAAAGAGGAAGGGCAGAGAGTGGGGGAGCTGGGctggagagagatggagagaatcAGTATATTGCCTGATGTCTGTGAATCAGAACAGCGCCTCTACATTCCTGGAGGTGGAGTGACCAAAGCCCTTTATACAGACTG CTGTACAGAGGACATCTCTATGGCAGTATTGCTGATCTTCTGTTCAGAAGGGGACAACATCCCTGATGCTTTCATGCTCATTAACCATCTCAATGACTGGCTCCATCTGCTGGAGAAACCT ACACAGGGGTCAGTGCAGTGGAAGGTCCCTCCATCATGGAGACTGCTGTTCGGCAGTGGTATCCCGCCTCAACTCTTCTGA